From the genome of Ptychodera flava strain L36383 chromosome 22, AS_Pfla_20210202, whole genome shotgun sequence, one region includes:
- the LOC139123289 gene encoding uncharacterized protein, whose protein sequence is MEPRMRSENKQWPLVVRLSLSLLGYVVHSPRRKCVDHSTPSHVSYATTDHNVDPEVSHETDELVVQQNTNLDVEETVGSYGAVSVKNCRVCQHLNDQSYFRDDQLPARRQIVAASVWLIVLTALFCATLLRVMFKYFGENSYTLFTLSFLSQYGTLAVIVLVRLVAHFISFRPTATRAVYALSSENVFGLLARMDLTKHKRKGYFFLLFALVDIAICVAYETYPVFMKCMRHTADLDPWSIIAFISEVVGSTVFCSVCYIMFLLRKAIETDLRNLIPFFKKNERNIAATRKRLYESYLEFTRLNQLGSIWIVFQMSLVTFKFSCHIYWNYAFFTSKSYVVRASLINYLFWLQVFMYFALPLFALGGLNIQYVWWKFMAAVASEQTQVRAGRSTKW, encoded by the exons ATGGAACCAAGGATGAGGTCCGAGAATAAGCAGTGGCCTCTGGTTGTGCGATTAAGCCTTTCTCTGCTTGGTTACGTTGTACACTCTCCGCGCCGTAAATGTGTGGATCACTCGACACCATCCCATGTTTCGTATGCGACCACCGATCACAATGTCGACCCAGAAGTGTCACATGAAACCGATGAATTGGTTGTTCAACAGAATACAAACTTGGATGTTGAGGAGACCGTTGGTTCCTACGGCGCTGTAAGTGTCAAAAACTGTCGAGTGTGCCAGCATCTGAACGATCAATCCTATTTCAGAG ATGACCAACTACCAGCGCGGCGGCAGATAGTTGCCGCTTCTGTCTGGCTGATTGTTCTAACAGCATTGTTTTGCGCCACTTTATTACGGGTGATGTTCAAGTACTTCGGCGAGAATAGCTACACACTCTTCACGTTGTCCTTTCTATCTCAGTACGGTACTTTGGCAGTTATTGTTCTCGTCCGACTGGTGGCGCACTTCATTTCGTTCAGACCGACGGCGACGCGTGCAGTGTATGCTCTATCAAGCGAGAATGTCTTCGGATTGCTCGCTCGCATGGACCTCACCAAACATAAGCGCAAAGGATATTTCTTCTTACTCTTTGCATTGGTCGATATTGCTATCTGTGTCGCCTACGAGACATACCCAGTGTTCATGAAGTGCATGCGACACACAGCCGATCTGGACCCCTGGAGTATAATCGCCTTTATCAGTGAAGTAGTTGGCTCAACTGTTTTCTGTAGCGTTTGCTACATCATGTTTCTTCTACGCAAAGCAATCGAAACTGACCTTCGAAATCTGATCccatttttcaagaaaaacgAGCGAAACATCGCGGCCACTCGCAAGCGTTTATACGAGTCTTATTTAGAGTTTACGAGGCTAAATCAACTCGGCTCAATTTGGATTGTGTTCCAAATGTCATTGGTAACTTTTAAGTTTTCTTGCCACATATACTGGAATTACGCCTTCTTCACATCGAAATCATACGTAGTGAGAGCTTCACTGATAAATTACCTTTTCTGGCTTCAGGTTTTTATGTACTTTGCGCTACCCTTATTCGCTCTTGGCGGCTTGAATATCCAGTATGTGTGGTGGAAATTTATGGCGGCCGTGGCAAGCGAACAAACACAAGTAAGAGCTGGTCGGTCTACAAAATGGTGA
- the LOC139122350 gene encoding sodium-dependent glucose transporter 1-like → MHYVTNDSYRSENGSYYESLLSSIDPTLQVITGEKDESSLTQIKFDEANYELGRLWIPYSIIAAFNLTVAVSFFWLFARGSRRIAIPKRRPYPTALNQTETVKNNRLFRIVILVLMFFFYFAYIGNEIVYSGFIYTFAIRSDLGFTTKSASYLNSAFWGGFAVVCALGIPSSIFLSAKTMLIIDLSGICISSILLAAFGDKNKAGLWGATILLGASMATLFPTGITWSERYIKLNGKAMGVLVMAAAAAEMILPWVVGLLFSIYGIMMLMYETFILSVCTIIVYIVMQTIASRHGERRNSLENRDSGAKT, encoded by the coding sequence ATGCACTATGTGACAAATGACAGTTACCGGTCGGAAAATGGAAGTTATTATGAAAGTTTACTGTCTTCGATAGATCCTACCTTGCAAGTAATTACAGGTGAAAAGGACGAGTCGTCTTTGACtcaaattaaatttgatgaGGCAAACTATGAACTCGGAAGGCTATGGATTCCATACAGTATAATAGCTGCCTTCAACTTGACAGTAGCTGTGTCTTTTTTCTGGTTATTTGCCAGGGGAAGTCGTCGGATCGCTATCCCGAAAAGGAGACCATATCCAACGGCCTTGAACCAGACAGAGACCGTTAAAAACAACAGATTATTTCGAATAGTCATATTAGTGCTCATGTTCTTTTTCTACTTCGCGTACATTGGAAACGAGATTGTGTACAGCGGGTTTATATACACATTTGCAATCAGGTCGGATCTTGGCTTTACTACGAAATCGGCCAGTTACCTAAATTCGGCTTTCTGGGGTGGTTTCGCTGTTGTGTGTGCCTTGGGAATTCCTAGTTCGATTTTTCTGAGTGCGAAGACGATGCTGATCATAGATCTCTCAGGGATTTGCATCTCAAGTATCCTTCTTGCGGCTTTCGGAGATAAGAACAAGGCCGGTTTATGGGGCGCCACCATCTTGCTCGGCGCCTCGATGGCAACTCTGTTTCCAACAGGGATAACCTGGTCCGAACGCTACATCAAGCTCAACGGGAAAGCGATGGGCGTACTTGTCATGGCTGCCGCCGCTGCAGAAATGATTCTACCGTGGGTGGTCGGGTTGTTGTTCTCGATCTATGGAATAATGATGCTGATGTACGAGACGTTCATCTTGTCTGTCTGCACAATAATTGTATACATCGTCATGCAGACTATCGCATCACGCCATGGTGAAAGACGAAATTCACTTGAAAATCGGGACAGTGGCGCCAAAACGTGA